In one window of Paraflavitalea soli DNA:
- a CDS encoding GNAT family N-acetyltransferase — protein sequence MREENTTTDQSIYIRKASAEDIPSLCTMAGKAFQTAYTGKMPEEDLLAYVTKAFSQEQVLAEWQDAGNTFLLAFYGQELAGYAKINTNPRPERQETAQYIELERLYLLTPFQGRQIGTVLMEHCVRRATGLGYAALWLNVWEQNTAAIKFYQRWHFELIDWTIMMRGNDPQKGLWMRKWL from the coding sequence ATGCGTGAAGAGAATACGACTACCGATCAATCCATTTATATCAGGAAGGCCAGCGCCGAAGATATTCCGTCGCTGTGTACCATGGCAGGCAAGGCATTCCAGACTGCCTATACCGGTAAAATGCCAGAAGAAGACCTGTTGGCTTATGTCACCAAGGCGTTCAGCCAGGAGCAGGTACTTGCTGAATGGCAGGATGCCGGAAATACTTTTCTATTAGCGTTTTATGGCCAGGAACTGGCCGGGTATGCCAAGATAAACACCAACCCAAGGCCGGAACGGCAGGAAACAGCTCAGTACATTGAACTGGAAAGATTGTACCTGCTGACCCCATTCCAGGGCAGGCAGATCGGAACGGTATTGATGGAACACTGTGTCCGGCGCGCCACCGGCCTTGGTTATGCAGCACTATGGCTCAACGTTTGGGAACAGAATACAGCCGCCATTAAATTCTACCAGCGATGGCATTTTGAGCTTATCGACTGGACGATCATGATGCGGGGCAATGATCCGCAAAAAGGCTTGTGGATGAGAAAATGGCTGTAG
- a CDS encoding vWA domain-containing protein, producing MRRLPVYLVLDTSGSMTGEPIESLKNGVQVLISTLRQDPYALETAYLSVITFSTSAQQLVPLTELSTFQMPDLQAAGTTSLGEALNLLAQRVEVEVARTTAEQKGDWKPLVFIMTDGEPTDDWQRGLNEYRKRKFGMVIACAAGRAANTNVLKQVTDTVVQLDTADSSTIKAFFKWVSASISTGSQKVESGGQEVTGLNELPPPPPEVNVVV from the coding sequence ATGAGAAGATTACCCGTGTATCTGGTACTTGACACTTCCGGTTCTATGACTGGAGAGCCCATTGAATCCCTGAAGAATGGTGTCCAGGTCCTCATTTCTACCTTGCGCCAGGATCCGTATGCGCTGGAAACAGCGTATTTAAGCGTGATCACCTTCAGTACGTCGGCTCAACAACTCGTACCCCTTACCGAATTGTCAACGTTCCAGATGCCGGATCTTCAGGCTGCAGGCACCACCTCCCTGGGTGAGGCCCTCAACTTACTGGCACAAAGGGTAGAGGTAGAAGTGGCCCGCACCACCGCCGAACAAAAAGGCGATTGGAAACCCCTCGTATTCATCATGACCGATGGAGAACCTACCGACGATTGGCAGCGGGGGCTTAATGAATACCGCAAACGGAAATTTGGTATGGTGATAGCCTGCGCCGCTGGCCGGGCTGCCAACACCAATGTACTCAAGCAGGTTACCGACACCGTGGTGCAATTGGATACCGCCGATTCTTCCACCATCAAAGCTTTCTTTAAATGGGTATCTGCTTCCATCAGCACCGGTAGCCAGAAAGTAGAAAGCGGCGGCCAGGAAGTAACCGGCCTCAATGAACTGCCTCCACCACCACCAGAAGTAAACGTAGTTGTATAA
- a CDS encoding helix-turn-helix domain-containing protein — MPLQFNSIQQQTTFYRNPISDIDLNSKELVESKEMISLEKARITFQNWCFDGFRLAYNELAQQQETSYAIRNDIDAVKIYFNRQGHSHIRYEQLSKSFSIRGGQYNMLYTDELDSRLSHIDNQSVMFSLQITRECFLNLVGEGGITLDPFTNKVAGKQPALFASEWLPINAAIERCIDDIMLCPFAGEMKKLYLRSKAVELFILFVQASSRRSSTKTPVVKSTADREKLYFARDYLTSHYADPVSLAALSKVTGLNAFKLKNGFRELFDTSVMDFLINYRLEQARELLMNTSKNISEIAYETGYSSPSYFSKAFKKKYGVSPKN, encoded by the coding sequence ATGCCGCTACAGTTCAATAGTATTCAACAGCAAACCACCTTTTACCGCAACCCCATTTCGGATATTGACCTCAATTCCAAAGAACTGGTGGAGAGCAAGGAGATGATCAGCCTTGAAAAGGCGCGTATCACTTTTCAGAACTGGTGTTTCGACGGGTTTCGCCTGGCCTATAATGAACTCGCGCAACAGCAGGAAACCAGTTATGCCATCCGCAATGATATTGATGCAGTGAAGATCTATTTTAACAGGCAAGGACATTCCCATATCAGGTATGAACAGCTGTCGAAAAGCTTTTCGATAAGAGGCGGCCAATACAATATGCTTTATACAGATGAACTGGATAGCCGCCTGTCGCATATTGACAACCAATCGGTCATGTTCTCGCTGCAGATCACCCGGGAATGCTTCCTGAACCTCGTAGGGGAAGGAGGCATCACGCTCGATCCATTTACCAATAAGGTAGCCGGCAAGCAGCCGGCCCTGTTTGCCAGTGAATGGCTACCGATCAATGCGGCTATCGAAAGATGTATTGACGATATCATGTTGTGTCCATTTGCCGGGGAGATGAAAAAGCTTTACCTGCGGTCGAAGGCGGTAGAACTGTTTATATTATTTGTGCAGGCCAGTTCCCGCAGGTCCAGCACCAAGACCCCTGTTGTGAAAAGTACTGCAGACCGGGAGAAGCTTTATTTTGCCAGGGATTACCTCACCAGCCACTATGCAGACCCGGTGTCGCTTGCAGCGCTGTCGAAAGTTACAGGGCTCAATGCATTTAAGCTCAAGAACGGGTTTCGGGAACTGTTTGACACTTCGGTCATGGATTTTCTGATCAACTACCGGCTGGAACAAGCCCGGGAATTATTAATGAACACCAGCAAGAACATCAGTGAAATTGCTTATGAAACGGGCTATTCTTCTCCCTCCTACTTCAGTAAAGCATTTAAAAAGAAGTATGGGGTCAGCCCTAAGAACTGA
- a CDS encoding DoxX family protein: protein MKYLLATGRIFFGICIACIGVLHFLYPGIRPIILPNLTNIPSGLYWIVYVTAVLLIITGLLIIMGKRFQILSLIMGVVFLALFLFAHLPVFLSAGPQNTDLWINLNKVLALSGGFLLISTINAPRPENRFLTTLSKLSPIGPYLFAIMLYNFSVAHIASMNGLSTLVPKYIPFPKFWTFIGGIALMGSAISIFTRYKTEEISLLLAAVLFIWLLSLHLYYAVRFPKWKEGENFIGVITCLAFCGIALVISQRKPDNTPG from the coding sequence GTGAAGTATTTATTAGCCACCGGTCGTATATTTTTCGGTATTTGTATAGCATGTATTGGCGTCCTGCATTTCTTATATCCCGGTATCCGCCCTATCATTTTACCTAATTTAACGAATATACCTTCCGGACTATATTGGATTGTATACGTGACGGCTGTACTGTTAATTATAACTGGTCTGCTGATCATTATGGGTAAAAGGTTTCAAATCCTGTCCTTGATAATGGGGGTGGTCTTTTTAGCATTATTTCTGTTTGCACACTTACCAGTATTTTTATCTGCCGGCCCTCAAAACACTGATCTTTGGATAAACCTGAATAAAGTACTGGCATTGAGCGGAGGCTTTCTCTTGATCTCGACAATCAATGCTCCCAGGCCTGAAAACAGGTTTTTGACCACTCTTTCCAAGCTTAGTCCAATTGGCCCCTACTTATTCGCAATCATGCTATATAATTTTTCGGTGGCACATATAGCGAGTATGAATGGATTAAGTACGCTGGTTCCGAAATATATCCCATTTCCCAAATTCTGGACATTTATCGGGGGTATTGCCTTGATGGGGTCAGCTATCTCCATTTTTACCAGGTATAAAACGGAAGAAATAAGTCTTCTGCTAGCAGCAGTATTATTTATTTGGCTACTGTCACTTCACCTTTATTATGCTGTCCGGTTTCCGAAATGGAAAGAAGGGGAAAATTTTATTGGGGTGATCACCTGCCTGGCATTTTGTGGGATAGCGTTGGTCATTTCCCAAAGAAAGCCTGACAATACGCCCGGTTAG
- a CDS encoding serine hydrolase domain-containing protein translates to MKKIAFSIIPLVIACLQVVAQTKQVTQIDSLLSAMTNRDLFSGAVLIADSTGVLLAKGYGYSDRENKVKNTPRTRFDISTASNVFTGTAITSLAQQGKLQFTDTVGKYIKGLPGGDKITIHQLLTHTSGLDYFNNARGFDYHQVKNCTDVMPFMRTLPLLYNPGDSCQYSSGNLIVLGAIIEKVTGRSYQDYITQLFIRPLGLQNTSFTPYYTLKESQRQYAIGYTKSDSGYQRKAYDYDNGFIPLSAGGDWTSVTDLYKFDKAVFSEKLLNRNYLSQMIGRHTHPWDCCYFGYGWITTVKDGYSSIGHLGRSSAWHTMNEYYPKQQYTIIIMTNFGSVDVEALTKQFEELLFGNPPGT, encoded by the coding sequence ATGAAAAAAATAGCCTTCTCCATCATTCCACTTGTTATTGCCTGCCTGCAAGTTGTAGCGCAAACAAAGCAGGTGACGCAAATTGATAGTTTATTATCAGCCATGACAAACCGCGACCTGTTTTCAGGGGCGGTGCTCATCGCAGATAGTACCGGTGTATTATTGGCCAAGGGCTATGGCTATTCAGATCGGGAGAACAAAGTAAAAAATACACCCCGTACAAGGTTTGATATATCTACTGCTTCCAATGTTTTTACAGGTACTGCCATTACTTCCCTGGCGCAACAGGGAAAACTGCAATTTACCGACACCGTTGGAAAGTATATTAAAGGTCTACCCGGCGGAGACAAGATCACCATCCACCAGTTATTGACACATACTTCCGGTCTCGACTATTTTAATAATGCCAGGGGTTTTGACTACCATCAGGTCAAAAATTGTACAGATGTCATGCCCTTTATGCGCACATTACCCTTATTGTATAATCCGGGCGATAGTTGTCAGTATTCATCCGGTAACCTGATCGTCCTGGGGGCTATCATAGAAAAAGTGACGGGCAGGAGTTACCAGGATTACATCACCCAATTGTTTATCCGTCCCCTTGGTCTGCAAAACACAAGTTTTACCCCTTACTATACTTTGAAAGAGTCACAAAGACAGTATGCCATTGGATATACTAAGTCTGATTCCGGCTACCAAAGAAAAGCCTATGACTACGACAATGGCTTTATCCCGCTTTCCGCAGGCGGCGATTGGACCAGCGTAACTGATCTGTACAAATTCGACAAAGCTGTCTTTTCAGAAAAACTGTTGAACAGGAATTACCTGTCGCAAATGATCGGCAGGCATACCCATCCCTGGGACTGTTGCTATTTTGGTTATGGCTGGATCACGACTGTGAAAGATGGTTATTCAAGTATTGGCCATTTGGGGCGTAGCTCCGCATGGCATACGATGAATGAGTATTATCCCAAACAGCAATACACCATTATCATCATGACCAACTTTGGATCAGTGGATGTGGAAGCCCTCACTAAGCAGTTTGAGGAGCTCTTGTTTGGAAATCCGCCTGGAACCTGA
- a CDS encoding TerD family protein, whose protein sequence is MAINLVKGQTIDLRKNDGGADFDLATVTIGLGWDIREKKSGFLGKLLGGKQEDFDLDAVAFLLDSNGKVANLGDKLIGGDVVFYNSPKHPSGKAWSTGDNRTGAGDGDDEQLVFKLDTLDARFDKIVFVVSIYQGRQKNQHFGLVENAFIRAIDTRGKEIARFNLSGDATFNGMCSMVFAEVYRKDGSWKFRALGTPHQADSFVEILKQYVNV, encoded by the coding sequence ATGGCAATTAACCTGGTAAAAGGACAAACAATTGACCTTAGAAAAAACGATGGCGGAGCCGATTTTGACCTTGCAACTGTAACCATCGGCCTCGGATGGGATATCCGCGAGAAAAAAAGCGGATTCCTCGGAAAGCTTCTCGGTGGCAAACAGGAAGACTTTGACCTCGATGCCGTAGCCTTTTTGCTCGACAGTAATGGTAAAGTAGCCAACCTGGGCGATAAACTCATTGGCGGTGATGTGGTCTTCTACAACAGCCCCAAGCACCCTTCCGGCAAAGCATGGTCCACCGGCGATAACAGAACAGGAGCAGGTGATGGCGACGACGAACAACTCGTCTTCAAGCTCGATACCCTCGATGCACGCTTTGATAAGATCGTATTCGTCGTATCTATTTATCAGGGCCGCCAGAAGAATCAGCACTTTGGTCTCGTGGAAAATGCCTTTATCCGTGCAATAGACACGCGCGGTAAGGAAATTGCCCGCTTCAACCTGTCGGGCGACGCCACCTTCAATGGCATGTGCTCCATGGTATTTGCTGAAGTATACCGTAAAGACGGCAGCTGGAAATTCCGCGCCCTGGGTACACCCCACCAGGCCGACTCCTTCGTGGAGATCTTGAAACAATATGTGAACGTATAA
- a CDS encoding TerD family protein, whose protein sequence is MAINLQKGQKIDIGLSNISVGLGWNPNEGTGSAFDLDASAFMIDASRLIPSEGYFVFYGNTDSPDAAVHHTGDDPTGGNSAGGDDESLVVDLTKIDPAIAEILFVVTIHDAGARKQNFGQVRDSYIRLVDNASGNEIAKYELGEDFSIETGVEFGRLYKRDGKWKFEASGIGYKEDLGYFLGKYYKGQIIK, encoded by the coding sequence ATGGCAATTAACTTACAGAAAGGCCAGAAAATAGACATAGGCCTTTCCAACATCAGTGTAGGGCTGGGCTGGAATCCAAATGAAGGAACAGGCTCCGCCTTCGACCTGGATGCTTCTGCATTTATGATCGATGCTTCCAGGCTCATCCCCTCAGAAGGATACTTTGTATTCTATGGCAATACAGATTCTCCCGATGCTGCGGTGCACCATACCGGTGATGATCCTACCGGCGGCAACTCTGCCGGCGGTGATGATGAAAGCCTCGTAGTAGACCTTACCAAAATAGATCCTGCTATTGCAGAAATACTGTTTGTGGTCACCATTCATGATGCCGGCGCCCGCAAACAGAATTTTGGCCAGGTCAGGGATTCCTATATCAGGCTCGTGGACAATGCCAGCGGCAACGAGATCGCCAAATATGAACTGGGGGAAGACTTTTCCATCGAAACAGGCGTGGAATTTGGCCGCCTCTACAAACGCGATGGCAAATGGAAGTTTGAAGCCTCCGGTATCGGCTATAAAGAAGACCTGGGCTATTTCCTGGGCAAATATTATAAAGGCCAGATCATTAAATGA
- a CDS encoding T9SS type A sorting domain-containing protein codes for MKKIVRSRSCANLATHRSFSMKGLVRLVLAGTLLTSCLSTAQAQLGNGWKSYSPTKKVHLDDADGLQIFNYTTYKSVCDPICADYRYDADTDTETFRILTTKSNRSEIRLQNDYSTGSRQFEGYVTFNAPLNDESLMQIFGSVEGATQMMIRGYAAEGGSMRGAGQTLATNIYGREVKVNVIHMQEDVGNKIQIYINDTLRAEIPDNEPVSNYHKYGNYGTMKTGEAVVKWRQARFFRDGVPPGEVPPPVNTNSFDITDNGGIITAQFANTSKPSENFPSLIDNSSSTKYYQSGKKALWVQYESKAPAVVVKYTLTSANDVPERDPKDWSLLASNNGTNWDTLDTKSGELFASRRLKRTFLLDSNITRYIYYRLDITANNGQTGTQFAEWELIEKRFQVVTLDSIPDKTFGDGPFELTAGSSAELPVTFEVVSGPATINDNAVSLTGGGLVTIRASQAGNEQYFPASTERTFTVARAAQTLTFATITDQLRSASVLLNGMASSGLPVQYIVTEGPAYVQGDTLRFNGEGKVTVKAVQEGNENYLPANTITQSFMVYGTENKTGDFRLVIAPNPTKGPLSAIIINKKRDKQYNFYLYDFNGRLIQTCVIAKNSVVSIVHFNLAQEPNGQYYLQVTNGIENLVRIIIKQ; via the coding sequence ATGAAAAAAATTGTACGATCCCGTTCCTGCGCCAACCTTGCTACGCACAGGAGCTTTTCTATGAAAGGCCTGGTAAGGCTGGTACTGGCCGGCACACTGCTCACCTCCTGCCTGTCTACCGCCCAGGCACAGCTTGGCAATGGCTGGAAATCCTACTCGCCTACCAAGAAGGTACACCTCGATGATGCAGACGGTTTACAGATCTTCAATTATACTACTTACAAATCGGTATGTGATCCTATCTGTGCTGATTACCGGTATGACGCAGATACGGATACCGAAACTTTCCGCATCCTGACCACCAAATCAAACCGTTCGGAGATCCGGCTGCAAAATGATTACTCTACGGGCAGCCGGCAGTTTGAAGGGTACGTGACCTTCAATGCCCCGCTGAACGATGAAAGCCTGATGCAGATATTCGGCAGTGTGGAAGGCGCCACCCAAATGATGATCCGCGGCTATGCGGCAGAAGGCGGTTCCATGCGTGGTGCCGGGCAAACGCTGGCCACCAATATTTATGGCAGGGAAGTAAAAGTAAATGTGATCCACATGCAGGAAGATGTAGGCAATAAGATACAGATCTACATCAATGATACCTTGCGTGCCGAGATACCAGATAATGAACCTGTGTCCAATTATCACAAATATGGTAATTATGGTACCATGAAAACAGGTGAGGCGGTAGTTAAATGGAGGCAGGCCCGCTTCTTCAGGGATGGCGTTCCTCCAGGGGAAGTACCTCCTCCTGTTAATACCAATTCATTTGATATTACTGATAATGGCGGGATCATCACAGCACAGTTTGCCAATACCAGCAAACCTTCGGAGAATTTCCCCAGCCTGATCGACAACAGCAGCAGTACGAAATACTACCAGAGTGGTAAAAAAGCATTGTGGGTACAATATGAATCCAAAGCTCCTGCAGTGGTCGTGAAATATACCCTCACCTCTGCCAACGATGTACCGGAACGTGACCCGAAAGACTGGTCCTTATTAGCTTCCAATAATGGCACCAATTGGGATACATTGGACACGAAGAGTGGTGAATTGTTTGCCAGTCGCCGTCTGAAAAGGACTTTCCTGTTAGACAGCAATATTACACGCTATATTTATTACAGGCTCGATATTACGGCCAATAACGGGCAGACAGGCACCCAGTTTGCCGAATGGGAATTAATTGAAAAGCGCTTTCAGGTAGTAACATTAGATTCTATTCCTGATAAGACTTTTGGAGACGGACCTTTTGAGTTGACAGCAGGCAGCAGTGCGGAACTACCGGTAACTTTTGAGGTGGTCAGCGGACCTGCCACTATCAACGATAATGCAGTGAGCCTTACAGGCGGTGGCCTGGTAACGATCAGGGCCAGTCAGGCAGGTAATGAGCAATATTTCCCCGCCAGTACAGAACGGACTTTCACGGTAGCCAGGGCAGCTCAAACACTTACGTTTGCTACCATCACGGACCAACTAAGGAGTGCTTCGGTACTCCTGAATGGCATGGCTTCTTCCGGATTGCCCGTACAATATATCGTGACTGAAGGACCTGCTTATGTGCAGGGAGACACGCTTCGGTTCAACGGTGAAGGAAAGGTAACGGTGAAGGCGGTGCAGGAAGGCAACGAAAATTACTTGCCAGCCAATACCATTACACAAAGCTTTATGGTGTATGGCACGGAAAATAAAACAGGTGACTTCCGGCTGGTCATTGCGCCCAACCCCACCAAAGGGCCTTTAAGTGCGATCATCATCAATAAAAAGAGGGATAAACAGTACAATTTTTATTTGTACGACTTCAATGGCCGGTTAATACAAACCTGTGTTATTGCAAAGAACAGTGTTGTCAGCATTGTTCATTTCAACCTGGCCCAGGAACCTAATGGGCAGTATTATTTGCAAGTGACCAATGGAATAGAAAACCTGGTAAGGATCATTATCAAACAATAA
- a CDS encoding superoxide dismutase, with amino-acid sequence MANKTNNRRDFLITTGKAGLAAALSLPVLDALAIGSHPAPALKTGMATPYEQQPLPYAYTALEPAIDATTMEIHYSKHAATYAKNLADAVTAEKVDKNATSLETLLSGISKYSAKMRNNAGGHYNHELFWQTLKTPVDGAKPTGKVLAAIEKDFNSFDAFKTQFADAAKNRFGSGWAWLIVGKDKKLSIVSSPNQDNPLMDVAEIKGFPLLGLDVWEHAYYLKYQNRRPDYITAWWNAINWDFVQKRATGLIG; translated from the coding sequence ATGGCAAACAAAACCAATAATCGCCGGGATTTCCTCATCACCACGGGTAAAGCAGGGCTGGCAGCAGCATTGTCTTTGCCAGTGCTGGATGCCCTGGCAATCGGTTCCCACCCGGCACCGGCGCTGAAAACAGGAATGGCCACGCCTTACGAACAACAGCCATTACCTTATGCCTACACTGCCCTGGAGCCTGCTATTGACGCCACCACCATGGAGATTCATTACTCCAAACACGCAGCTACCTACGCCAAGAACCTGGCCGATGCAGTAACGGCTGAAAAGGTGGATAAGAATGCTACTTCCCTGGAAACCCTCCTGTCAGGTATTTCAAAATATTCGGCTAAAATGCGCAACAACGCAGGCGGCCATTATAACCATGAGCTGTTTTGGCAAACACTCAAAACTCCTGTCGATGGAGCCAAACCTACCGGTAAAGTATTGGCTGCCATAGAAAAAGACTTCAATTCCTTCGATGCTTTCAAAACCCAGTTTGCCGATGCCGCCAAGAACCGTTTTGGCAGTGGCTGGGCATGGTTGATCGTGGGCAAAGACAAAAAGCTCTCCATTGTATCTTCTCCCAACCAGGATAATCCCCTGATGGATGTGGCCGAAATAAAAGGATTCCCTTTATTGGGATTGGATGTATGGGAGCATGCTTATTATCTTAAATACCAGAATCGCCGGCCCGATTATATCACTGCCTGGTGGAATGCCATCAACTGGGATTTTGTACAAAAGAGAGCTACAGGTCTCATTGGCTAA
- a CDS encoding SRPBCC domain-containing protein codes for MKNNAITVEVSIQAPIETVWTCWTAPRHILQWNQPSAEWKTSRVENDLRPGGRFLYVMEAKDGTEGFDFEGAYDEVEIHQLISYTLTDGRQTVNLFTQTASGTTITETFDPVEGLSAQLQQDFCAGVLENFRRYTESQVGEAGAEI; via the coding sequence ATGAAAAATAATGCAATCACTGTAGAGGTTTCCATACAGGCTCCCATCGAAACCGTTTGGACATGTTGGACAGCCCCCCGTCATATTCTTCAATGGAACCAGCCTTCGGCAGAATGGAAAACTTCCAGGGTGGAGAACGATCTGCGACCTGGTGGCAGGTTTCTGTATGTAATGGAAGCAAAGGACGGCACCGAAGGTTTTGATTTTGAGGGGGCATACGATGAAGTAGAGATCCATCAATTGATCAGCTATACCCTTACCGACGGAAGGCAAACCGTGAACCTGTTTACCCAAACAGCCTCGGGCACTACCATCACCGAAACTTTTGATCCCGTGGAGGGACTGTCTGCACAGCTCCAGCAAGATTTTTGTGCAGGGGTACTGGAAAACTTCAGGCGCTATACTGAATCACAAGTCGGGGAAGCGGGCGCGGAAATTTAA
- a CDS encoding DUF1801 domain-containing protein, whose product MMREIDHYFLNKEEPVKSYLLAMREYLLHFDPGITEAWKYKMPFYCYKGAMFCYLWVHKKNHQPYLGIVEGNKIEHPQLIQEKRARMKILLFDPEKDIPVKTINEILKTALALYKQGQP is encoded by the coding sequence ATGATGAGAGAAATAGATCATTACTTCCTGAACAAAGAAGAGCCCGTAAAAAGTTACTTACTGGCCATGCGTGAATACTTATTGCATTTTGATCCAGGTATTACAGAAGCATGGAAATACAAGATGCCTTTCTATTGTTACAAAGGAGCAATGTTTTGTTACCTGTGGGTGCATAAGAAGAATCATCAACCTTATTTAGGTATCGTAGAAGGGAATAAGATCGAACATCCGCAGTTGATACAGGAGAAGAGAGCGCGTATGAAGATATTGTTATTTGATCCGGAAAAAGATATTCCGGTAAAGACGATCAACGAAATTTTGAAAACAGCGCTTGCTTTGTATAAACAAGGGCAGCCCTAA